In a single window of the Anabas testudineus chromosome 17, fAnaTes1.2, whole genome shotgun sequence genome:
- the map2k2b gene encoding dual specificity mitogen-activated protein kinase kinase 2b: MSMAPKKRPVPLNIAPVGDGLSTSTNTDVASEANLEALKKILEELDLDEQQKKRLEAFLTQKAKVGELKDDDFHRICELGAGNGGVVNRECHKPSGIIMARKLIHLEIKPAIRNQIIRELQVLHECNSPYIVGFYGAFYNDGEISICMEHMDGGSLDQVLKEAKRIPEEILGKVSIAVLRGLAYLREKHQIMHRDVKPSNILVNSRGEIKLCDFGVSGQLIDSMANSFVGTRSYMSPERLQGTHYSVQSDVWSMGLSLVELSIGRYPIPPPDAKELEAIFRRPILDSSQGEMHSTSPRTRPPGRPVSGHGPAMAIFELLDYIVNEPPPKLPNGVFTSDFQDFVTKCLIKNPADRADLKMLMNHTFIKRSEAEEVDFAGWLCKTMELNQPSTPTRTAD; this comes from the exons ATGAGCATGGCACCCAAAAAGAGACCTGTTCCCCTAAACATTGCTCCTGTGGGCGATGGATTATCCACCTCTACCAACACAGATGTGGCATCTGA AGCCAATTTAGAAGCACTTAAGAAAATCTTGGAGGAACTGGATCTGGatgaacagcagaaaaaacGCTTAGAAGCTTTCCTCACCCAGAAGGCCAAGGTGGGCGAGTTGAAAGACGACGACTTCCACCGTATCTGTGAGTTGGGTGCAGGCAATGGAGGAGTCGTCAATAGGGAGTGTCACAAACCATCAGGAATAATCATGGCCAGAAAG CTCATTCATCTTGAAATTAAACCTGCAATCAGAAACCAGATCATCAGAGAGCTTCAGGTGCTGCACGAGTGTAATTCTCCCTATATTGTGGGCTTCTATGGAGCTTTTTACAACGATGGAGAGATCAGCATCTGCATGGAACACATG GATGGTGGGTCTCTGGATCAGGTACTGAAAGAAGCAAAGAGGATCCCTGAAGAGATTCTCGGCAAAGTCAGCATTGCT GTTTTGAGAGGTCTTGCCTACCTAAGAGAAAAACACCAAATCATGCATAGAG ATGTGAAGCCTTCAAACATACTGGTTAACTCGCGAGGAGAAATCAAGTTGTGCGACTTTGGTGTGAGCGGGCAGCTTATAGACTCTATGGCCAATTCCTTTGTTGGAACAAGATCCTATATGTCG CCTGAGAGACTGCAGGGAACCCACTACTCTGTGCAATCAGATGTGTGGAGCATGGGGTTGTCCCTTGTGGAGCTGTCAATCGGACGCTACCCCATCCCTCCACCAGATGCTAAAGAACTGGAGGCCATATTCAGACGCCCAATTTTGGACAGTAGTCAGGGAGAAATGCACAGCACTTCACCCAGAACCAGACCACCGGGTAGACCTGTCAGCG GTCATGGCCCTGCAATGGCCATCTTTGAACTTCTGGACTACATAGtaaatgag CCCCCTCCTAAACTACCAAATGGTGTGTTCACCTCTGATTTCCAGGACTTTGTGACAAAGTG TCTCATCAAGAATCCAGCAGACAGGGCAGACTTGAAAATGTTGATG AACCATACGTTTATCAAGCGGTCCGAGGCAGAGGAGGTAGATTTTGCTGGCTGGCTCTGTAAAACCATGGAGCTGAATCAGCCAAGCACTCCCACACGCACTGCAGACTAA